The genomic segment CTCTGCGGTCCCGTTGCTGTCAAACGGATTTGCTTTGAGCAACAAGTTCAAGGAGATTCCAACAAAGCTGTTGGACGTCTATCGTTTTGTTACCGTTTCTTTTACTGCAGCATCGAGCTGCAGAGCTGTGTGTTGAGAGTGCGTTGACCAAACTTGGAGAATCGAGGCAACAAACCAGTTTTTGGTGTCCGACTCAAACAGATTTGTTGATGCACATTAAGAAAGATTGATAGATAGTTGGGTCTTGTACAGGtcgaactgcaccagagtttaACTCAGCAAATGGGTTCAGGTGCCTTTTAGATAATTACTGGGAGTGGCAACAAGTTGTCCATCGCCTTTGAGGAAGATATGGGGTCGGATCACTAAAATGTTTGGTGAAAGCAAGAGCATTTCAACATTGTGAAGGGAACTCAAGTGACTGGGACTGAAACCACTTTAATCAGTGAGGCTAACAGGAGAAAAGGACGACAATTTGGACTCTAATGCCATCACATGTTAAAGTGTCTGTGTCAATGAAACAATGTCACTGAAATACACCTAAATACGTCTGGGGCCCATTATACTGGTCCCAGTACATCCTGACAGTGTGGTATTGTGGATTGCTTTTGCATTTACAgaccctttttttcttctttctggtttaaaataaatgtctagATCTAAAGAACTTGTCGGTTAAAATAACACACTCAGACTTTTATAGAAAACATTCCAATAAGGGCTGTGAACTTTAACCCATGTGATCAATTTAAAACCTTTGCATTGTCTGCATTAATCTGCACCTAATGGACACTAATCATGTTACGTATTTCGGCTGAAAAGCCTCTCTCCTGCAGAGGCCTACCAGTTTCAAAGCAGCGCGTCGCAGGGTCTTGTGCTGCACTCAACAACTCAGAGTGGCTTTAAAAAGCACGGCGATGGAGGCTTGGATGAAATAAAACTAGTACGTAGTCTATTAATTACGAGGATGAATTATCCTTCCTCTGACACACAAGCAGTTTATGGTTTTCTAATTGCGTCTGAAACAAAACGACTTCTTTTAAGCCATCTTGAATATGAACCGCTGGAAAACAAGCATTGTTTGAGTAcgtgcatttttacatttcaagatCACAAAATCACTATGATTACCTCTATTGTGATTAATCAAAGCTCTAGCGAATGATTAATATTATTGTGATTAAATGTCTTAATCGATTGTTGGCACTAATCCCCGCCTGGCACAAGGATGGACGGATGTCAGTGCGTGTCTACAGAAAGTAGAACAATGGGGACACCTAGTGGCCAAAATGTGTAAAACGAGTCTGATGGACCAACTCAAACCAGTTCAGCttaaagaatcttttttttattttatcacactAATCTACAGGCAGAAAGCAATTCAATCTTTGCAAGCTTATTCCATTATCACACATTTAGCACCACTGAGTccacccacaaaaaaaaaataaaaatgaagaaagaaaacagcttaAACACGAGATGTGGACCGTTTTGCTGAGCAGTCAGATCGTTGCTTCTAATAGGGGATTGGTCCGTAGTAGGCGGTGTAGGCAGCGATGATCCCGTTGGTGTCCATCATGTGTTCACAAGCCATGTTGGCCTCACACACTTCCTTCAGACTGCAGAGAACGGGAGAGAAGCCTCAGAAACCAATCTGACTGGAATCTAACATAGTTGGATAAACGTGAGAAATGCAGAGCGGAGTCTGCCCGGCGACGAGGCGGCAGAGCAGAAGTACCTCTCCAGCTGAGCCAGGGAcagctctgcagcagctctcTTCTGCCTCACCACGGCGGAGGCCTCGTCCTTCTCCACAAACAGTCCTGCAGGACACACGTTTAACGTTTTAACTATTCACAACCCTGAcgaaaaaatcccatgaaattCACATGTGGTTCCCATTATCCACATgtgataaagtattttgttcatatgatcagattttttttttccccatgtaaAGATTGGGTGATTATATgtaataaaatctcattaattttacatgtaaaaatcaCATCTGAAAATCATGTACCACATAAAAAATGCACATGTGGTCCAcacaaattttcacatttacgtgtgattttggaataCTTTGCGGAAAAAAACCCCaagtgattttaccacgaaccACtccaaaatcacacataaacatttgctttcacatgtgattcaacATGTGGAACGTTGTGGTTTTCATGTGGCACATGTTTTCCAGATTATGTCACATCAATGTACTTTACTGGGATTTGACATGAAGGATCAACAGAAAACGGTACAAGATTAGGAACAGAAAGGTAAAcaggcaattttttttctccacaaatttcccccaaaaaatacGTAAGTGTGGAAAAGTGAGAAAAGCGTGTCAATCTATTGAACTAATCGTCATGTTTCTGACAAATCCACACAGCTCTAGTAAAGAAGACAGACACTGTTTGTGTAGAAGACTCAACAAGTACAACATATttttggcctagtcaaagtccagacataaatctaGCTGATAATCTTTGAAGAAAATCTCGAAAACTGACATGAAGAGATTTGATTCAGTTTGGGCAACTTTAGGAACAAGAACGATCAAAATCCCATTCAAATAAACAGAACACAAGTGAAACAGTTTGAatgtagatggaaaaaaattaattcaaggggtgtgaatacttttgtaaaatgagaaaagcaaGTTGATAAAACAGGAACATGTTTACTAGAACAAAAACCATCGAGTTTAGATCTGTTGCACCTCTGGTTGACCAATCAAATCGCAACCTGCCCAAACTGACGAGGCACTTCTAATTACTCtcacttcatatttttatattccaGTAAAATCTGCTCTATCTTAACGAAATGAAATGTCAACATGCAGACAGcaacagaacaaacacacagTGAATGAAGCCATTGCTTTTGTGTCGACTGAGATGCTGCGTGTGAATATTCTAACGTGTCTGAATGTGACGTCGAGACTCTggatgcatttaaaacaaagtcttAGCAAGTATTTCAGCCCGGTTTCCAGGGCAACTATCTCAGTAGACTtggcataaaacaaaaactaacttacaagaaacttttcagcaagatatatgcTAGTAGTTTAATAttcaattccttaatattgatttaaaaaaactactagttccactggctgattacgtcacttataaaaataattttttttccatgtagaatctagacagaaatacttggtaagacttttttttttgtttgtttgtgttttgcagtgcaggCTTTTATACCTTAGATAGCTTGGTTTAACTGCTCTCTAAATATATATCCCCCtattaataaatcaatcaaatgaCAAGTAGTGGTACAGATtgaatgttttgattatttaacTATATCAGATTTCATACCTTCCTCCAGAGCCGGGGCATCTGCAGCAGGCTGGGGGTCAGGGGCAGcatctgtaaaaagaaaagaagaagaaataacaATTAGAGATTTGCTTTAGTGATGTGTCAcgtttcttattttataaacttACCTGAAGTCATGTAGACTGCCAGGGAGCAGAGAACCAGAACGATGAacgttttcattttcagctcctTTCCTTCTATCTGCAGTTTCAGGTCTCAGTCAGCTCCCTTcccctgtctgtctgtccgtctgttCCTTTTCTTCCATACAATCCTTATACTTAAAGTCGGTTTATAGATGTGTCCCTTGTTGTGATTGGTTGGGGAAACGTGTATCacactcccccccccccccccaccgaTGGAAAAGATGTGCAGCTGttccagaagaagaaacaaaaaaggacagattttttattttattttatttttttatgtcgcCATTTTGTGGCAGACGGTAAATACCAGTTGCAGCACAGGCCAGAGGATAAACGGGGCTCAGGCTGTGCCTTTCAGGCTCACCTCGAATGAAAACACGTTCAAAAGAACCTGAGAAAACAAAGCTGTTGCAAACAATGACTAAATGACTAGGTGCAGGGTTTCCGGCAGTCTGTGGGAGTCCTGGGGTAAATATGTGAGCGATTTGAAATGTTCCCATTctagcatttatttaaaaaaattttttacagtTAGCTATTAGagtgtaaatttttatttaaagtgtccTGGTATTTCAAATAGTCATAATGGCCCTGACTCTCAGGTTTCTTGTGCCTTTAAGAGACTAagacccacagcatcacagctCCTCCACTGTACGTTACAATAGATGCAACGtaattttttcacatgtttatgtttatgtttgctGTGGTAGAATGGAAAAGAGTGTGTGGATTCACATGCCTTTCACATTGATTTCTAAGGACTTGTCGTCCAATTTGGCCCTAGAAATGACATGGTGTCCACATTCTGACCCACATTTGGCCAAACTGTGAGCGACTTCAGACGTCCATGTTTGTCAGGGCCCTCATTCCATGATGTCCAGTATTAGAGTTGGCCCAAAACAAGGACTGCGTCATTGTAGAGCCAGTTACTATCAGATCCTCTGTTCTTGTGTTTCATGGTCACCTCGACGACATTTATGAAAATCATTAACTTTTATCGTCATGGCTGACTGGCTGGTCTGCGGTTCAGAGGTGGCGTCCGCCTCATGACCTTTCAGTAAAACTCTGGTTACACACTGCTGCTTTCTGCATCTTTGTATTTGGAACTGCCTGCATTGATTATGCTGAAACCTCAACAGTTCAAAATTCAGTAGTAGGAATAAGGAGGATCAAAGGCCTAACTGTAGAGATCTAATTCAATTGTTTCACTTCATATAGAaagataaatgtgtgtgtttattcaaGGGGTTTACATATGtatgtgattttttaaattatttttattacatactttctttattttttcttaaagccGTAATGACTTGCATCATTAAGTGTTATCCGGCGGTCATGAGGATTAGGGCTGGGAATACTTACTGTCAGTGGAGTTGATTGTTTCAGGTGTGatggtaaaacaaaacattgcttTACAAGGTAATGTTTCACTTTTGtgcttaaacaataaaaacgatctgacagaaaaaaaaaacatttatttcaccaCGGTAACCCATTGGGCAAGTTGtgtcatatttacacacaccTGCCTCTATAGAATGCCacgttttcttgtttttcccattttgaagagtcataaacatgaaggagtctttatgaatgtttatgaccgTTTAAATGAAgagtcatttggtaaataatgacacttttaatgcaaagttgtactaaaagttacattaaaagtccaataaaatggtcaactttgcattattctgtaaataacttttaatgGACTGTTAAGGCAAGTTTCAGTGAAGCTTTGCATTAAAAGAGTCATTATATACAGAACGACACTTCATAACAGGTGTAATGTTTATAatagtgtcatgtcagtcttatgtaTGAGGGGCCATTTAGGACAAAAACTATGTTTTGTCTCACACACACTACTAAAgactctctctcacacacacacaatactAAAATCGTGCATATACACTATTAAAATATGGCGTGATATTTTAATAGTGTATATgtgcaattttaatattttgtgcatGTGAGCGACAAAACATAGTTTTTGTCCTAAACGGCCCCTCGTACTTATGCACAGGTGTTGCCCAACCTGCGTCATGTCACCAGTTGGAGAAATCAGACCAGTTCATATCATTTCCATAGCGACGGTCGCGTCGCTGTGTGCGAACGAGGCAGAAGTTGAAACCAGACTGCAGACGTCGCAGCGGACTTGAGCGACGAGGATTTTGTCCGATTTTACTGAgtccttttttaaaaccacGTGTGGCGGCTGGCACCCTGCGGATCGGAGGCTTCCAGCGGCCGCAGGGCTTTTTAGGGCTCAGGCCACTCAGGCCGGTTGGCAGCAAGAACCAGGCATTACAATCTGAAGAAGGCGAAACCTGCCGACCTGCCGAGTGATGCGACGTGGTTTTCATCTGAGGGCTCTCGGCCTTATTGCGAACCGCGGAGACTCGCCACAAAGAGAAGACAACCTTTACAAGCCGGAGCCTTTTCGTTCGAGGAGTTCTAGGAGGGATGAATTTGGAAAAGATATTTATACCAAACTGAAACTGGGGCAACTCTAAACCTGGCTGCGTTATGAATGTTGTTACTAAAACTGCAAGTTCATGCGAGAATATTTCTTTGAAGGCTTTAAATATGAACAGGTCTTACATTAGCCTTCTTAATTTGTTTCTGTCCTTCATCTTTGTCTAGTAAACTTTTAGGTTATTGAGTCCTGACAGACAGCGAGGGCTGTAATTTCTCCGtctgtgttttgctttgggGATCTGACCTCCAGACAACTTCCATTGTGGCTATTTGTGGCCACAGGACCACAAAACATCCAGTGAAACTGCCTTTCTGGGTTTGTGGGCGGCACAAACCCAAATGTCTTCCCAGCATGCAGCATGGAATCTCAGTTCTACAAATTAACAATTGTAGAAACGACAACAAATGTTAATAATGGAATCAACAATGCCtggattgttttgtgtttctgttcattaaCCCTGAAACGAGTCTGATGTTTCCCTACATGGTGACCTGAAACTTTAATTGTCCTGACTTCTTAAATATATCGAGGTTtttctatttgttctatttctATTTTGCTTCTCTGCTGGATTCTGATGGAGGCTGTGGGTTTTTATTCGCAATATTTACTCCTACTTAAATATTTACTCCTAACTTAAAGATTATAACCAGCTTGGATTACTGTCGCGTGATAAAGGAGGATTAGAGTagggtttttttaatgtgtacTTTACTTGTTCCaccaaagttttaatttttacctttaaaatgccattttaaaGGTGAAGCAATGCTACTGTGAATAATTGAAGGTTTTCCACATTGGTTCTTACTtctctgcactgcaaaacaaTAAGATCAGCAAACAGAACATGTAACAGAACACAGCAGAATAGAATGAACCCCCATTTATCCGTAGTCTAGATTGTGTGAATTTTTCGGTGAGTCCAAATTGTTCGTGGAAAATTGAccaatttgcagtttttcttttttttttttgtagatcgTAGAACACATTCTCAAGAAAACTGTTCTAAGAAACTGAAATACCTACAGAGGGCATCACGTTTGGTGCCTGAAGGCTCTATTCTCCAGTCgcttttatttaatgtctgcTTGCTTCACCCTCACTTGAAAAAAATTTCACACCGTGTGTGAGCTGAGGGCACGCAGACATTTCCGCGTCCCCAAATGACCACAGACCCTTTCAGTCCCAGAGTTTCCTCCAGCTCAATGCAGAAAGGAGAGAAGTCAGTCCAAAGGATATAAGGCCAGATACAATGATGTTAAAAACTGCAGAGCATACCAGACACATGGGTCTGATTATGGACTCAGAACCACATGCGGCCAGCCTGTTGTTGTCTTAAAAAAGCCGGAATTTAGGATTTCCTGGAAAAGCTGGATAAAGAAAACTGATTCTTGCTTTAATTTTCAGGAGGTCAGGctttactttggaaaaaaaaaaaatgtggttgcAGTAAATAGCAAGCGATGTTTGTTTCTCatcaaatattaatgtttcaaaacaacctgtttgaaataatcATTGCGCAGACTCGTCTCTGACTGAAACTCTCTggggccccctgctggccttAAGCAGCAGCTTACTTTGCTTATTCCATCAGCCCTACTCTTTTCCTAGAGTAAAGGCTTCCAACACGGCGTTCaagaaataagttttatttttatttctttcaggaaaaaaaaaaagatagatggATAATATAACAGACATTTCATTCTGACATTTCTAGCTCAAAAACAAGACACTAAAATAAGATTACATGAGGAATCAGATGTTAATATCTGTAAATGTAAGAATAGGATTCAGGACACACTGGACTCCTGTATTATCCAGGTTTCTCTCTCTTggcaaaactgagaaaaaggtttaaattatacaaaactttaacagaTGTGGAGGGAAGGAACAGGTGGTAACGAGGGTGCCGCCCTAACACTCAGGTGTTAGTACCGACGAGTCCCCGTCGGTCTGtagcgctgctgctgctgcatctgctgcagctgtggtGGGTTTCGGCCTCCGAAGTATCTCTGGTAGGCGTGCTGGACGCCGAAGCGGTAGGCGAAGAAGCGGCAGGGCGAGTAGTCCTCACAGGTCTCTGCACGGATCTCTGCTGGAGACTTCCTGTTCCGGCAGGATTTGGAAGAGAAAGCGTCCCTCCATTCATTTACCCGTGATGCGTTTGCATGTTAATCTATCTGAGATAAAGTTGACGTTACAACTGTGCTTTACCTCAAGAAGTACTGGTTGTAGCGGTTTGCTCTGGGTGTGGGACGTCTGCTCCCCTGGATGAAGGAGTTGGCTCGATTTGGAGGCAcaaataaatctggaaaaacaaaacttcccTAAACAGCAGTCCTGCTACAAACGCATAAGTCATGTAAGCTGAAAAGATTTTCTATGGGCAGTGGTGGTCTTTGAAATGGGCCGTCTGGGTAGCTGCCAAGAAAGGAAAGAGCACAAGCAATTTGGAGTGGACGAAATGGACTTGGTTTCATTGGTATGTGTTTTGGTActataatgaaaacaataaaagttacTTCCTTTTTGGGGGCACGGCAATAACAGCcccataaacacattttttattttttttactttttcgcTTTACATGATTTGTGTGGGACTGCACGAGGATGTGGATCCCgtcttgcattttatttgtttgggaGTGGCGGAAGGTGGAGCTCGCCCAGAGCACCATTCATGCAAGAACCACCACTGGGATTAGTTAAAGGAAATAAGCTTTAATAAAGTCTGGGTTAGAAACGCATGCATGTTTTTCCAGgcactgagattttttttaacacttaaTCACCTTCATGGGATTCATTGCTTTCATTAGAATCTAAGGGAAAAACATGAAGTTGGTTAATCATGAGTGCTGAACATAAATTGAGGAAGTTTATGCATTGAGTTTATGCACTGCTTGGACGTTGGGGTCATTGTATACCATAGCAGACACAGAGGGAGACCACAGCACAGAGGGCCAAGAGCTGAAGGAGGCTCCTCATCTTCCTTACTGCTGACACAGGAGAGCAAGAGAAAGCAAGAGAGACCAGGGAAAAAATGGGTTTTATCTTACTACCACAGATGGCTacagaaaggaaagaaatatgACAGTTTATATCCAACTCTAGCCTACTtatagtagtagtagtagtgaaatacttttaaaagtaaaattcatTGTCTTTACTAAATGGTCCTTGTAGGGTCACAAGCGAACTGGCGCCTATTTCCAGTGGTCAACAGATGAGAGTTGGGGAACACCATGAACAGGTCGCTGGTGCATCACAGGTTGTGACAGTAATGGGCTCAACACACTGGAAGCAAACGAACCACAGTGAAAAGCGATAGTCCTCTGCCATTCTGGGTGAACCCAACACAGAAAGTGCAGTAACAATGGCAACAACACTGCTCAATTTCCTCGTGTCGCGTCGCTGTGCACGTCTCTGTCAACACGCACGAACTTCGCCGGTCACTCAACTGGAGGAGGGCAAGCGACTGTCGCCTCATCGTTCTATAGgaaatcaaaaattatttgtcCTTCTTCTCACGAACCTTATTTTGATGCATCCTGTTTTTGACTTAGTTGCCTACCTGCAGGTGAGCTAGATCCCCGCCCATCTCATCACTATGAAGGTTTGTCCTTCTTGAGTCTGGTTTAGCTTGGTACCAAGCAGTGAATGTCAAATTTTACTCAGAGGTGTGAAGGGTTGAACTGTTTACAACCCCTTGAGGTTTCCATCCAGCAATGACCTAAATTTTCCACTTgtacatataaaatgtaaaaacggATCATTTACACTCCTGATGACTTATAACTAatataatatttcacaaatagGTTTGTTGTGGACCCCTGTACACACAGTGGATAGGGACCACGACCACCCACAAATGGCTGAAATCCCCaaatacttttcacattttaatagtTGAATCACAAAATTTACCAGAAAATTTTAATACACAGCGGAATTGCTCTTGGCATTACCACTGAATCCAAT from the Gambusia affinis linkage group LG19, SWU_Gaff_1.0, whole genome shotgun sequence genome contains:
- the LOC122822129 gene encoding osteocalcin, translated to MKTFIVLVLCSLAVYMTSDAAPDPQPAADAPALEEGLFVEKDEASAVVRQKRAAAELSLAQLESLKEVCEANMACEHMMDTNGIIAAYTAYYGPIPY
- the LOC122822128 gene encoding matrix Gla protein isoform X1; the protein is MRSLLQLLALCAVVSLCVCYDSNESNESHEDLFVPPNRANSFIQGSRRPTPRANRYNQYFLRKSPAEIRAETCEDYSPCRFFAYRFGVQHAYQRYFGGRNPPQLQQMQQQQRYRPTGTRRY
- the LOC122822128 gene encoding matrix Gla protein isoform X2; the encoded protein is MRSLLQLLALCAVVSLCVCYDLFVPPNRANSFIQGSRRPTPRANRYNQYFLRKSPAEIRAETCEDYSPCRFFAYRFGVQHAYQRYFGGRNPPQLQQMQQQQRYRPTGTRRY